The following are encoded together in the Bacillota bacterium genome:
- the tsaD gene encoding tRNA (adenosine(37)-N6)-threonylcarbamoyltransferase complex transferase subunit TsaD, with product MIVLGIETSCDETSVAVVRDGVEILSNLIASQVDIHALTGGVVPEVAARKHVERLTPIIEEAMRRANVSFTDIDLVAVTNRPGLVGALMVGVSAGKALAYALGKPIVAVHHLEGHIASNFLTAPDLQFPFVCLIVSGGHTDLHIVEGHGKRRRLGSTRDDAAGEAFDKAARLLGLGYPGGPAIDRKAKEGNPQAIAFPRAWLEEGSYDFSFSGLKTALLRLVQQAGDTLNVADAAASFQQAIVDVLVQKTIRAAEEYGIPRIAVCGGVAANSRLKAVMSEEAGKRGYQLVIPPLILCTDNAAMIASAGYFQYLTAGESQMDFDTIASEALAG from the coding sequence ATGATTGTTCTGGGAATCGAGACCAGCTGTGATGAGACCTCAGTCGCAGTGGTGCGCGACGGAGTGGAAATCCTGTCGAACCTGATTGCCTCGCAGGTGGACATCCACGCGCTGACAGGCGGTGTCGTGCCCGAAGTGGCAGCGCGCAAGCATGTCGAGCGGTTGACACCCATCATCGAGGAGGCGATGCGACGGGCGAACGTGAGTTTTACGGATATCGACCTCGTCGCGGTAACCAACCGTCCGGGGCTCGTGGGTGCGCTGATGGTGGGGGTATCTGCGGGCAAAGCGCTGGCTTACGCGCTGGGCAAGCCGATTGTGGCAGTACACCATCTAGAAGGGCATATCGCCTCCAATTTCCTCACCGCGCCCGACCTGCAGTTTCCCTTCGTGTGCCTCATCGTGTCGGGCGGGCACACCGACCTGCATATCGTGGAAGGGCATGGAAAACGCCGCCGTTTGGGCAGTACACGCGACGATGCCGCGGGCGAAGCGTTTGATAAAGCGGCGCGCCTGCTGGGACTGGGCTACCCTGGCGGGCCGGCGATCGACCGCAAGGCAAAGGAGGGCAACCCGCAAGCCATTGCCTTCCCGCGTGCGTGGCTGGAAGAGGGCAGCTACGACTTCAGCTTCAGCGGGCTGAAGACCGCGCTGTTGCGTCTGGTGCAGCAGGCGGGCGACACGCTGAACGTCGCCGATGCCGCCGCCAGCTTTCAGCAAGCCATCGTGGACGTGTTAGTACAAAAGACCATCCGCGCGGCAGAGGAATATGGCATCCCGCGCATCGCGGTGTGCGGGGGAGTGGCGGCGAACTCGCGCCTGAAAGCGGTGATGAGCGAGGAGGCAGGCAAACGCGGCTACCAGCTGGTGATCCCGCCGCTGATTCTGTGCACCGACAACGCGGCGATGATTGCCTCAGCGGGCTATTTCCAGTATCTGACGGCGGGGGAGAGCCAGATGGACTTCGACACCATCGCCAGTGAGGCGCTGGCGGGCTAG
- the rimI gene encoding ribosomal protein S18-alanine N-acetyltransferase, giving the protein MAIFVPQLVIEPMKAEDIPQIMEIERMCFVTPWHENSFYAELNHQPACYLVAHIGERVVGYGGMWVIMDEAHITTLAVHPAYRRQHIGERLLLGLLEVAIARRARRATLEVRASNTAAQRLYAKYGFYAVAIRKGYYADTGEDALVMWSPEMQTPEYQQLLRANRWKLLHAEPGKPQDGSSTSR; this is encoded by the coding sequence ATGGCGATTTTCGTGCCACAACTGGTGATCGAGCCGATGAAGGCGGAAGACATCCCGCAAATCATGGAAATCGAGCGGATGTGCTTCGTCACGCCCTGGCACGAAAACAGCTTCTACGCCGAGCTGAACCATCAGCCCGCCTGTTATCTGGTGGCGCACATCGGCGAGCGCGTGGTGGGCTACGGGGGCATGTGGGTCATCATGGACGAGGCGCACATCACCACGCTGGCAGTGCATCCCGCCTACCGACGCCAGCATATCGGCGAGCGGTTGCTGCTGGGGTTGCTGGAAGTAGCCATCGCGCGCCGCGCCCGCCGTGCCACGCTGGAGGTGCGCGCCTCCAACACCGCCGCTCAGCGGCTCTACGCCAAGTACGGTTTCTATGCCGTCGCCATCCGCAAGGGCTACTATGCGGATACAGGCGAAGATGCGCTCGTCATGTGGTCGCCCGAGATGCAAACCCCCGAATACCAGCAGCTGCTGCGGGCGAACCGCTGGAAACTCCTCCACGCCGAACCGGGGAAGCCTCAAGACGGCTCATCCACCAGTCGCTAG
- a CDS encoding PhoPQ-activated pathogenicity-related family protein has translation MFRWSFVSMLIAFAALMASATPLDDYVAAEDNTYGWQIVNTREMAGITALEVSLTSQKWRDIIWKHRVYILKPSQLKTPELAVLYITGNSGWQELAAFGQVANKVGALCVVLNDVPNQPLFGGLTEDALISYTFVEFAKSKDVTWPALLPMTKSAVRAMTAVQEVAKKQWGIDVKEFLVTGGSKRGWTTWLTAAVDKRVRAIAPLVYDILNFPKQLPHQVATWGKYSEMIADYSTKGLTEMLSTAEGQTLTAIVDPYSYRERFKMPKMVINGANDRYWVIDAARFYFNDLPGEKYLMYVPNAGHSLQEGLQRVVNNLTAFYLAVASRQPLAEIKADVKRQGNKLLVTVTTKGKVDGVQIWTAQSSTKDLRNSRWTAQNAQPAGNGKYTVEIALPTDAMSFALFADAQGTVNGTEYHVCTVPVVAVLK, from the coding sequence ATGTTTCGATGGTCGTTTGTATCCATGCTGATCGCGTTCGCAGCGCTGATGGCTTCGGCGACGCCGCTGGATGATTATGTGGCTGCCGAGGATAATACCTACGGCTGGCAAATTGTGAACACGCGCGAAATGGCTGGCATCACTGCGCTGGAGGTGAGTCTCACCTCGCAAAAATGGCGCGACATCATCTGGAAACACCGTGTGTACATCCTGAAGCCGTCCCAGCTGAAGACCCCAGAACTCGCCGTGCTGTATATCACCGGCAACAGCGGATGGCAGGAGCTGGCGGCTTTTGGGCAGGTGGCAAACAAAGTTGGCGCACTGTGTGTGGTGCTGAACGACGTGCCCAACCAGCCCCTTTTCGGGGGTCTTACGGAAGATGCGCTCATCTCCTACACCTTCGTGGAGTTTGCCAAATCGAAAGATGTGACCTGGCCCGCCCTGTTGCCGATGACCAAAAGCGCGGTGCGGGCGATGACCGCCGTACAGGAGGTTGCCAAAAAGCAGTGGGGCATCGACGTCAAAGAGTTTCTGGTGACGGGCGGCTCGAAGCGCGGCTGGACTACCTGGCTGACCGCGGCGGTGGACAAGCGGGTGCGCGCCATCGCCCCATTGGTCTACGACATCCTGAATTTCCCCAAGCAGCTGCCCCATCAGGTGGCGACCTGGGGTAAGTACAGCGAGATGATTGCCGACTACTCCACCAAAGGGCTGACGGAGATGCTTTCCACCGCGGAGGGGCAGACGCTGACCGCCATCGTCGACCCCTACTCCTACCGCGAGCGGTTCAAGATGCCCAAGATGGTGATCAACGGCGCGAACGACCGCTACTGGGTGATCGATGCCGCGCGGTTTTACTTCAACGACCTGCCGGGTGAGAAGTACCTGATGTACGTGCCCAACGCCGGACACAGCCTGCAAGAGGGCTTGCAGCGGGTGGTGAACAACCTGACGGCGTTCTATCTGGCGGTGGCATCCAGACAGCCGCTGGCGGAAATCAAGGCAGACGTGAAGCGCCAGGGCAACAAGCTGCTGGTGACCGTGACCACAAAGGGTAAGGTGGACGGCGTGCAAATCTGGACGGCGCAATCCAGCACGAAAGACCTGCGCAATTCACGCTGGACCGCACAGAACGCCCAACCTGCTGGCAACGGTAAATACACCGTCGAAATCGCCTTGCCCACCGATGCCATGTCCTTCGCGCTGTTTGCCGACGCTCAGGGCACCGTGAACGGCACCGAGTATCACGTGTGCACGGTTCCAGTGGTGGCGGTGCTGAAGTAG